The window CGTCAACCGCCTGGCCGCCAGTCAGGATCCGGTTGCCCTGGACTACTGGGCCGCCAAGGACATCCTCTACCCCATCGACGAGAACCCCAGACATCACCCCGACTTCGAAGGCATCAAGGCCTGGCTCGAGCCCGCCCGCGACCTCATCAACCAGCGCGGAGGTCTCTGGCGACCTGCAAGAGGAATCCGGGCCGACCGCGCGACGACGGACGAGGCCCGGATGCGAGTCTCGTCCTACAGCGCCAAGCAGTTCCTGAAGGACGTCCGCCGGGCTCGACGAGTAAGTTGAACACGCGCAGGAGGCCCAGAGGCTCAGATCGTCGAACCGAGCCGAGTTCTCATCTCTCGGCCGAAGCGTGGGCGGTTCATGCCTCGGATCTTCGAGGCGGCTTCGCCGCGGCTGCGGGCACCCAGTTTCTCCAGGATGTTGTGCACGTGGGTCTTGACCGTCGCGACTTCGATGAAGAGGCGGCTCGAGATCTGTTTGTTGGTCAATCCCTGATCGAGCAGTTCCGCGATCTCGTATTCGCGCGGGGTCAACTTGGCATGAACCGAGTTTCTTTGGGCGGTCAGATGTCGCACTCTGCGCACGAGGGCCGCCGCGATCCGGCGGGAGCATCCGAATCTTTCGCGAACCGCGTCCTGGACCGCTCTCACCAGATCGTCCACCGAGCCCTCTCTACAGACGTAGCCGGCGATCCCGGCCTCGGCACACGCCACCACCTCCTCCTCCGACTCGCTGAGACCCAGCGCGATGACCTTGGTCTGGGGAGCCTGCCGGGCGATCGTGCTGATGGTCTCCAGGGCCTTGGGAATCGCCGTGTCCAGGAGCACTGACTCCGGCTCGTAGCGTTCGACCTGCTCGATCGCCAGGGCGGCACTCTCGGCACTGCTGACCACCCCGAGCCGGCCGTCCTGATTCAGAACCTGCGTCAGCCCCTCCCGGTAGAGGCGCACGTCGGATACGATCAAGACTTTCAACCTTCCCAGTTCCGACACCAACCACCTCCAGTTCACCCACCCCCCAAAGCTTTAGCTTGAGCGCCTGACGCTCCTCATACCACAGATCGCAGCCAAGGCCAAACTCGCCAAGACACCCTCGGCCGGGGTCTAGATCTCCACCCCCGGACGGTCCTAGTCCTTTGGATCTGGGCGAGGTCGGCTAAGCCCTTTCCGGCCTGCGGGATGCGGGGAAACGCGCCTTGGCGGGGCCGGCTGGCGCTCATGGAGCCACCGACCGATCTCGACCCCGGATTCGATCCTAATTCGATCTCAGGGTGGATTCCCAGCGGGACCGCCGGCCAACACAATGCCGAACGTCGGTTGTTGACAGAGACGTGATTACCGGTCCGGAGTCGTGCCAATTCGAATCGCCGTAGTGGGTCTTCCTCAGATGCTGCGACAAATCGTCAGCTCATTGCTGAACAAGGAGGACGACTTTCAGGTCGTCGGCTATCCCGCCGAGCAAACCGACCTCGGGTCCCTGGTCGAGAGCACGAAGACCGACGTGGTCATCATGGCCAGCCCCGA of the bacterium genome contains:
- a CDS encoding response regulator transcription factor, giving the protein MIVSDVRLYREGLTQVLNQDGRLGVVSSAESAALAIEQVERYEPESVLLDTAIPKALETISTIARQAPQTKVIALGLSESEEEVVACAEAGIAGYVCREGSVDDLVRAVQDAVRERFGCSRRIAAALVRRVRHLTAQRNSVHAKLTPREYEIAELLDQGLTNKQISSRLFIEVATVKTHVHNILEKLGARSRGEAASKIRGMNRPRFGREMRTRLGSTI